The Terriglobales bacterium genome contains the following window.
TCGGTGAAGTCGTAGGAGTTGCCGAAGAGGCCGATGAAGTCGCCATCGCCCAGGTCGAGGTTCTGGCGCACCCCCGTCCAGTTGACGCTGTAGAGGCGGTTGGCGGTCACCCCGCAAATGATGATCATGATGAGCAGGAAGACGGCGCCGGGACCGATGCCGGGGGCGGGAGCGCCCTCGCGCCGCGCCTGCCAATACTCCACCGCCTTGAGCACGCCCCACAGGATGATGAGCAGCGGCCAGTAGAGGGCGAACCAGCGCAGCAGGGGCAGGGGATAGCCCAGGTTGCGCAGCAGGAAGAGCACGCCCAGCAGAATGAGGATGATGGGCCCGGCAAAGGAGCGCCGCCGGGGCCGGGGAGGAGCGGGAGTCGGAGTCGGGGTCGGGCTAGCCATGATGCACCTGCGTATCGTCCCCGCTGGCGGGGGGTGGTTGGGTCCGAGGAGGAGCGGGAGCTGCCGGGGGCGCCGGCTCGACGTGGCCGGCGGTGGACGCCGACGACTGGAAGACCCAGAGGGCGCCGGCGACGATCAGCAACAAGGGCCAAGTCTTGTCCATGTAGGCGAGGTTGAAGTTGTGGAGCAGCACGAGCACTCCAAAGAGCACGAGCATGGCCGGCCACCACAGGCCGCAGGCACGGCAGCGGGTGCAGCCGCAGGCACGATTGCGGATGTAGGTCATTGCGTCCTCCCGCTCTGCCGGGTGGAGCGGCGCATGAAGATGCGGATGCCGATGGCGATCAGGATCAGCGGCCAGAGCCGGCCGATCCAGGCCAGGTGGAAGTGCCAGAGGTTCTCCAGCAGGAAGAGGGCGCCCAGGACGATCAGCACGATGGCCCCGATGGGCACGTGGGCGAACTCATGGCGGAGGCCGGAGGCGGAGCTGTCGACGCTGCTGCCCCCCATGCCGAAAAGGTCGGCGGGGACGGGCTGGCCGAGCTGCCGCGCCTTGGCGACGCGGTAAGCGTCGAAGACCATGTAGAAGTAGAAGACGAACGCGAACAGGCCGAAGACATCGGCGCGGTCACTGGCCCAGACCAGGCTGGCGAAGATGACCACGTAGAGGAAGGCCTTGCCGAATTCGCCGTTGTACATCTGGCCCACGCCGGGAATGAAGCCCAGCAGAGTGGCCGCCACGGCGTTGGAGCCGCCCGGCGAAGCGGCCGGAGCGGCCGCGCCCGCGGGGGCGCCGGGGGCGGCGGTGGGCATGGTGGCTTCCATGCGGCGGGCGATGCACTCCTCGCAGTAGATGACGCCGCGGACCTCGCGCTTGCACTCCTCGCAGAGGGCCTTGCCGCAGGTCCGGCAGTAGGCCGCGGCAGGCACGGTGGTATGAGTGGCGCAGTTCATATGGTTCTCCTGTCCCGGTTCCCGGGGACTGGAACCCATGGAGTGGACTTGCGGGGCGCGGAGGCCAGCACCACGTCCCCGCGCTCCTCGCTGTAATTCTGGTCCTTGGGGTCGGGCTGGCCGCTGGTGTCGTGGGGGTCGCGCTTCTGCGGCTCCTGCTTGGGGGGAGGAGCGGGCTGGGGAGCTGGTTCGGCGGCGTTGCGCAGGTCGCGCACCCGCGACTGCAACTCGTACACCAGGCGGAGGTTCTCGTAGTACTTGGTGACGCGAGCGGTGGTCTCGTCCAGGGCGCGTTCGGCGTTGAAGCGCAGGGCGCTGGGGCGCAGGTCGGCGGGACGCAGGTCACTCAGCTTCACCCCCAGCAGATTCAGGACGAGGGTGACGGAGAAGAAGGCCATGCCGAAGGACATGGCAAAGCGGGGCTGGCGCACGGTCGCCCAGGCCGGGCCCAGCACCGGGGCCAGGGGCTCCCACAGGCGGCGGATCCAGCCGGGCTGAGCGGCGGGCTGCGTCTCCTCTCGGCCGCTGGTGGCGGCCAGGATGTTGTGCACCAGGTTGCGGGGCGGCTCGACTTCGGGGAGCGCCTGCAGCAGGCGCCGTCCCGCCTGCGCCTCGGTGAACAGGGGCCCGCAGTGCGGGCAGGCGGCCACGTGGGCCTGGAAGGCGGCCCGCTGGGCCTCCGCCAGGGTCCCCTCGACCGCCTCGGCCAGCAGCGCATCGAACTGGCTGCAGGGGGTTCCGTGTTTGCTTTCGGTGTCCATCAGTTCACCTGCCTATAGGTACGAGATAGCAGGCGCCCAAGTTCCGTGCGCCCGCGGTTGATCCGGGATTTGACGGTGCCTTCCGGGACCCGTAAAACCTTGGCGATGTCCTTATAGTCCATGTCCTGCAGGTCGCGCAGGATGACCGCTTCCCGCAGCTCCGGGGAGAGCTTTTGCAGGGCCAGTTGGACCAACTGCTGGGTCTGGGCGGTACGCAGGCGGTCCTCGGGGCCGGCCCCCTGGTCGGCCAGTTGCTCGCCCAAAGTGAGGGCGTCCTCGTCGCCGCCGGGGGCGGCTTCCAGGGAGTCCGTGACCCGCTCGTGCTTGCTCTTGCGGAAGTGGTCCACCAGCAGGTTGCGGGTCAGGGTG
Protein-coding sequences here:
- a CDS encoding zf-HC2 domain-containing protein; this translates as MDTESKHGTPCSQFDALLAEAVEGTLAEAQRAAFQAHVAACPHCGPLFTEAQAGRRLLQALPEVEPPRNLVHNILAATSGREETQPAAQPGWIRRLWEPLAPVLGPAWATVRQPRFAMSFGMAFFSVTLVLNLLGVKLSDLRPADLRPSALRFNAERALDETTARVTKYYENLRLVYELQSRVRDLRNAAEPAPQPAPPPKQEPQKRDPHDTSGQPDPKDQNYSEERGDVVLASAPRKSTPWVPVPGNRDRRTI
- a CDS encoding sigma-70 family RNA polymerase sigma factor — its product is MDETQALAALLRRCQAGDAAAWEEIVRTHHRRIYNLCYRFTGSPDDAQDLTQEVFIRLYRTLGSYETGRGSFITWVSTLTRNLLVDHFRKSKHERVTDSLEAAPGGDEDALTLGEQLADQGAGPEDRLRTAQTQQLVQLALQKLSPELREAVILRDLQDMDYKDIAKVLRVPEGTVKSRINRGRTELGRLLSRTYRQVN
- a CDS encoding B-box zinc finger protein, which produces MNCATHTTVPAAAYCRTCGKALCEECKREVRGVIYCEECIARRMEATMPTAAPGAPAGAAAPAASPGGSNAVAATLLGFIPGVGQMYNGEFGKAFLYVVIFASLVWASDRADVFGLFAFVFYFYMVFDAYRVAKARQLGQPVPADLFGMGGSSVDSSASGLRHEFAHVPIGAIVLIVLGALFLLENLWHFHLAWIGRLWPLILIAIGIRIFMRRSTRQSGRTQ
- a CDS encoding DUF5668 domain-containing protein; the protein is MTYIRNRACGCTRCRACGLWWPAMLVLFGVLVLLHNFNLAYMDKTWPLLLIVAGALWVFQSSASTAGHVEPAPPAAPAPPRTQPPPASGDDTQVHHG